One window of Nocardia sp. NBC_00508 genomic DNA carries:
- a CDS encoding cytochrome P450, translating into MNTVTPTDVTFDAFDPSERTDPYPAYRRVRDVAALFPYAFGDVPVTLVTRYEECAAILTGAGWGHGYAAGISPFRDTTAAIPGSFVRMDPPEHGRYRKLVAKAFTPRLMAEMVPVAGQVVREIIDAAVERGELDVLNDLAVPLAVAMVPVRLLGADPADGAKFREWQLAIARGSDPDSLLGPDDVAARGTAAMECMGYFARLVQQKKANPTPDLLSALVAASADGDQLSEPEVIGMALLTLVAGMETSINLIGNGMLALLRNPDQLALLRDNPELIAPALDEMLRYDAPTQFTIRVALADTVVGEHQFRRGDGVVVLTASASRDERVYPGADTFDVTRYAGNRPARKHLGFSLGIHYCVGAPLARIEAEAAVGALLARAPEVSLATDAIEYRPSLIHRGILSLPVSL; encoded by the coding sequence ATGAACACCGTTACGCCCACCGATGTGACCTTTGATGCCTTCGACCCGAGCGAGCGCACCGACCCGTATCCGGCATACCGGCGCGTGCGGGACGTCGCGGCGCTCTTCCCCTACGCCTTCGGGGACGTGCCGGTCACCTTGGTCACCCGCTACGAAGAGTGTGCCGCGATCCTGACCGGCGCCGGCTGGGGCCACGGCTACGCGGCGGGCATCAGCCCCTTCCGGGACACCACGGCCGCGATCCCCGGTTCGTTCGTCCGGATGGATCCGCCCGAGCACGGCCGCTATCGCAAGCTGGTGGCGAAGGCTTTCACTCCCCGGCTGATGGCCGAGATGGTGCCGGTGGCAGGGCAAGTCGTACGGGAGATCATCGACGCGGCCGTCGAACGCGGCGAACTGGATGTGCTCAACGATCTGGCCGTCCCGCTGGCGGTGGCGATGGTCCCGGTGCGCCTGCTGGGCGCCGACCCGGCCGACGGGGCGAAATTCCGCGAGTGGCAGCTGGCCATCGCGCGCGGCAGCGACCCCGACTCGCTGCTCGGTCCGGACGACGTGGCCGCGCGCGGCACGGCGGCGATGGAGTGCATGGGCTACTTCGCCCGCCTGGTCCAGCAGAAGAAGGCGAATCCGACGCCCGATCTGCTGAGCGCTCTGGTCGCGGCGAGCGCGGACGGCGACCAGCTGTCCGAACCCGAGGTGATCGGCATGGCGCTGCTCACCCTGGTCGCGGGCATGGAGACCTCGATCAACCTGATCGGCAACGGCATGCTCGCGCTGCTGCGCAATCCGGACCAGCTCGCGCTGCTGCGGGACAACCCGGAGCTGATCGCGCCCGCGCTCGACGAGATGCTGCGCTACGACGCGCCCACCCAATTCACCATCCGGGTCGCCCTCGCCGATACCGTGGTCGGCGAGCACCAGTTCCGGCGCGGCGACGGGGTCGTTGTGCTCACGGCGTCGGCCAGCAGGGACGAGCGGGTCTACCCCGGCGCGGATACCTTCGACGTCACCCGCTATGCCGGAAACCGCCCGGCCCGAAAGCATCTCGGCTTCAGCCTGGGCATCCACTATTGCGTGGGCGCGCCGCTGGCGCGGATCGAGGCGGAGGCCGCGGTGGGCGCACTGCTGGCGCGCGCTCCCGAGGTGAGCCTGGCGACCGACGCGATCGAGTACCGGCCCAGCCTGATCCACCGCGGGATCCTGTCGCTGCCGGTGTCA
- a CDS encoding cytochrome P450, whose translation MSSDHSAVEELTSVQLAVIESVAPHMRHNPYGSYEVLRAAGPFVPGPHDTHLVARHHEAQAIMQDPRWSHAEEPDLLHGDSDVELPGSFLWMEPPEHTRLRGLVSKAFTARTVSGMRERAEQLVDDLLAKVLAERDVDLLDALAYPLPLTMVCELLGVPAEAHEHVRQISTGIARGLDPDVLLSRQELDARTTAVHAFLEFFGDLVEQRRRAPRADLITALVQADDAGARLTRTELLGTLLILVVAGHETTVNLIGNGVLALIRNPEQFERLRSFPELSEPAVDEVLRYDAPVHLTTRTAHDEITISGRTFAPGDAVIVLLASANRDPSAFPRAAEFDIARYARGRKAERHLSFGLGLHYCLGAPLARLEMHVVLRAIADRVASMTLLEEPPYRPNVVVRGMSQLRVRMEPR comes from the coding sequence GTGAGTTCCGACCATTCCGCGGTCGAGGAATTGACCTCGGTTCAGCTGGCGGTCATCGAGAGCGTCGCTCCGCATATGCGGCACAACCCGTACGGCAGCTACGAAGTGTTGCGGGCCGCGGGCCCGTTCGTGCCGGGACCGCATGACACCCATTTGGTCGCCAGGCATCACGAGGCGCAGGCGATCATGCAGGATCCGCGCTGGAGCCACGCCGAGGAGCCGGACCTGCTGCACGGCGACAGCGATGTCGAACTGCCCGGCTCGTTCCTCTGGATGGAGCCGCCGGAGCACACCCGGCTGCGTGGACTGGTGAGCAAGGCGTTCACCGCACGGACTGTCAGTGGCATGCGGGAACGCGCCGAGCAGCTGGTCGACGACCTGCTGGCGAAAGTACTCGCCGAGCGCGATGTCGATCTGCTCGACGCGCTGGCCTACCCGCTGCCGTTGACCATGGTGTGCGAACTGCTCGGCGTGCCCGCGGAGGCGCATGAGCACGTCCGGCAGATCTCCACCGGCATCGCACGCGGTCTCGACCCGGATGTGCTGCTGTCGCGGCAGGAGCTGGACGCGCGCACCACCGCTGTGCACGCGTTCCTCGAGTTCTTCGGCGACCTGGTCGAACAGCGCCGCCGCGCCCCGCGCGCGGACCTGATCACCGCGTTGGTGCAGGCCGACGACGCGGGTGCGCGCCTGACCCGCACCGAATTGCTCGGCACGTTGCTGATCCTCGTCGTCGCCGGGCACGAGACCACGGTCAACCTGATCGGCAACGGCGTGCTCGCGCTCATTCGCAACCCGGAGCAGTTCGAGCGGCTGCGTAGCTTTCCCGAACTGTCCGAGCCCGCGGTGGACGAGGTGTTGCGCTACGACGCGCCGGTGCATCTGACCACGCGCACCGCGCACGACGAGATCACCATCTCCGGACGGACTTTCGCGCCGGGTGACGCGGTGATCGTGCTGCTCGCCTCGGCCAACCGCGACCCATCGGCCTTTCCCCGCGCCGCCGAATTCGATATCGCGCGGTACGCGCGGGGACGAAAAGCCGAGCGGCACTTGTCTTTCGGATTGGGCCTGCACTATTGCCTCGGCGCGCCGCTGGCCCGGCTGGAAATGCACGTGGTGCTGCGGGCGATCGCCGATCGGGTCGCGTCCATGACCTTGCTCGAGGAACCGCCGTACCGGCCGAATGTGGTCGTGCGCGGCATGTCGCAACTGCGTGTCCGGATGGAGCCCCGATGA